The Nocardioides humi genome includes a region encoding these proteins:
- a CDS encoding RNA polymerase sigma factor yields the protein MQPGTGGFAEVYAEHVTPVWRYVRLRVPADADAEDVTSQVFERAMRSWDRYDGTRGAVGAWLMGIARHTVADWWRRHGRELPTDPASPGLSGGVAEDDPEGEALRRIGADEVRRRLGHLTAREREAVALRFGGELTSAEVAAVLGVTPSAARMLVHRAIGRLREVIGDE from the coding sequence ATGCAACCAGGGACCGGCGGGTTCGCCGAGGTGTACGCCGAGCACGTGACGCCCGTGTGGCGCTACGTGCGCCTGCGCGTGCCCGCGGATGCGGATGCGGAGGACGTCACGAGCCAGGTGTTCGAGCGCGCGATGCGCTCCTGGGACCGGTACGACGGCACCCGGGGCGCCGTCGGCGCGTGGCTGATGGGCATCGCCCGGCACACGGTCGCCGACTGGTGGCGCCGCCACGGCCGGGAGCTGCCGACCGACCCGGCGTCGCCGGGCCTGTCCGGCGGCGTCGCGGAGGACGACCCGGAGGGGGAGGCGCTGCGGAGGATCGGCGCCGACGAGGTACGCCGCCGGCTGGGCCACCTCACCGCCCGGGAGCGCGAGGCGGTGGCGCTGCGCTTCGGCGGCGAGCTGACCTCGGCCGAGGTCGCCGCGGTGCTGGGTGTGACGCCCAGCGCGGCCCGGATGCTGGTGCACCGGGCGATCGGCCGGCTGCGGGAGGTGATCGGCGATGAGTGA
- a CDS encoding nucleosidase, whose amino-acid sequence MPRPLIVAATRAEAAHVPAGLEVLVTGIGKTAAATALARHLAGRGDLADLEVVNLGTAGGLHDGLDAEQGLYEIGTVLNHDINADAIRALGYDPRERLVVGPAETVLATGDVFVTDPAVRSRLARRAQLVDMEGYAVAYVAQELGVPVRLVKHVSDNADEGALEWVALVDRSARILGEWAATHLG is encoded by the coding sequence GTGCCCCGCCCCCTCATCGTCGCCGCCACCCGCGCCGAGGCCGCCCACGTGCCCGCCGGGCTCGAGGTGCTGGTGACCGGCATCGGCAAGACCGCCGCCGCGACCGCGCTGGCCCGTCACCTCGCCGGCCGCGGCGATCTCGCCGATCTCGAGGTGGTCAACCTCGGCACCGCCGGGGGTCTGCACGACGGGCTGGACGCCGAGCAGGGGCTGTACGAGATCGGCACCGTGCTCAACCACGACATCAACGCCGACGCGATCCGCGCCCTCGGGTACGACCCGCGCGAGCGGCTCGTCGTCGGTCCGGCGGAGACCGTGCTGGCGACCGGCGACGTGTTCGTCACGGACCCGGCCGTGCGATCCCGGCTGGCCCGGCGGGCGCAGCTGGTCGACATGGAGGGCTACGCCGTCGCATACGTCGCGCAGGAGCTCGGCGTACCCGTCCGGCTGGTCAAGCACGTCTCCGACAACGCCGACGAGGGTGCCCTGGAGTGGGTGGCTCTGGTCGACCGCAGCGCCCGGATCCTGGGGGAGTGGGCGGCCACCCACCTCGGCTGA
- the def gene encoding peptide deformylase — MDEPTETVHAPYGPLPRNGSVRPMTRWGTPVMHRPQARVEVYDDALRALAADMVASMYAADGVGLAACQIGEDVAMFVFDCPDAEGRRMVGVVCNPVLVEPEGVERHLDDSPEGCLSYPGAFVDCARPDYAVVEGTGLDGAPVRFEGDGLLAKCLQHETDHTLGTVFGDRISAKAMKRLRKQHDAAAEDYPPEWPT, encoded by the coding sequence ATGGACGAGCCGACCGAGACCGTGCATGCGCCGTACGGCCCCCTGCCCCGCAACGGGAGCGTCCGGCCGATGACGCGCTGGGGCACGCCGGTCATGCACCGGCCGCAGGCCAGGGTCGAGGTGTACGACGACGCGCTCCGCGCCCTCGCGGCCGACATGGTCGCCAGCATGTACGCCGCCGACGGCGTCGGCCTCGCCGCCTGCCAGATCGGCGAGGACGTGGCGATGTTCGTCTTCGACTGCCCCGACGCCGAGGGCCGGCGGATGGTCGGGGTGGTGTGCAACCCGGTCCTCGTCGAGCCGGAGGGCGTCGAGCGGCACCTCGACGACAGCCCCGAGGGCTGCCTGTCGTACCCCGGCGCGTTCGTCGACTGCGCCCGGCCCGACTACGCCGTGGTCGAGGGCACCGGGCTCGACGGCGCGCCGGTGCGCTTCGAGGGCGACGGCCTGCTCGCCAAGTGCCTGCAGCACGAGACCGACCACACGCTCGGCACCGTCTTCGGCGACCGGATCTCGGCCAAGGCGATGAAGCGGCTGCGCAAGCAGCACGACGCGGCTGCCGAGGACTATCCGCCGGAGTGGCCGACCTGA
- a CDS encoding carboxymuconolactone decarboxylase family protein, whose product MFIEIPEGTDPIIHVWGELVPGIGPAASALAMSVYEHSTLGLREFEAARLRIAQINGCLFCQDWRTERDGQKVEETFDRAVQDWRTTRDFDDRTRLAAEYAERYALDHHGIDDGFWQRMRTHYSDREIVELSMCLGSWLSFGRLNRVLGLDAACVLPNHAARA is encoded by the coding sequence ATGTTCATCGAGATCCCCGAGGGCACGGACCCGATCATCCACGTCTGGGGGGAGCTGGTGCCCGGCATCGGCCCCGCCGCGTCGGCGCTGGCCATGAGCGTCTACGAGCACAGCACGCTCGGCCTGCGCGAGTTCGAGGCCGCCCGGCTGCGGATCGCGCAGATCAACGGCTGCCTGTTCTGCCAGGACTGGCGCACCGAGCGGGACGGGCAGAAGGTCGAGGAGACCTTCGACCGCGCCGTCCAGGACTGGCGCACCACGCGGGACTTCGACGACCGGACCCGCCTCGCCGCGGAGTACGCCGAGCGCTACGCCCTCGACCACCACGGCATCGACGACGGCTTCTGGCAGCGGATGCGCACCCACTACTCCGACCGGGAGATCGTCGAGCTGTCGATGTGCCTGGGCTCGTGGCTCTCCTTCGGGCGCCTCAACCGGGTGCTCGGCCTCGACGCCGCCTGCGTCCTGCCGAACCACGCCGCCCGGGCCTGA
- a CDS encoding galactokinase, with translation MVTVVARAPGRVNLIGEHTDYNGGLCLPFAIRLATTARVTVRPDDALRIASREADDRDPHWREYVVGVVEELRRLGWEVPGLDIELTSTVPLGGGLSSSAALECAVATAIAGLLGVPLDDAARRTLAAACRRAETDHVGAPTGGMDQLASMLGADGHALLLDFADPAAPATTPVPLPVTEDGLALLVTDTRVRHALAAGDGGYAQRRRECDAGDPRRLRHVQTENDRVRAAIAAITARDWPGLGALMTASHASLRDDYEVSVPQLDVAAGTAIGAGALGSRMTGGGFGGCTITLLRAERVAAVRAAVDAAYRDRGWTAPVHHLVEPGPGAQVLSAAG, from the coding sequence GTGGTCACCGTCGTCGCCCGCGCCCCCGGCCGGGTCAACCTGATCGGCGAGCACACCGACTACAACGGCGGCCTCTGCCTGCCGTTCGCGATCCGGCTGGCCACCACCGCCCGGGTGACCGTCCGTCCGGACGACGCGCTCCGCATCGCCAGCCGGGAGGCGGACGACCGCGACCCCCACTGGCGCGAGTACGTCGTGGGCGTGGTCGAGGAGCTCCGCCGGCTCGGCTGGGAGGTGCCCGGCCTCGACATCGAGCTCACCTCGACGGTCCCGCTCGGGGGCGGCCTGTCCAGCTCGGCCGCCCTGGAGTGCGCGGTGGCGACGGCGATCGCCGGCCTGCTCGGCGTACCCCTCGACGACGCCGCGCGCCGCACCCTCGCCGCGGCCTGCCGCCGCGCCGAGACCGACCACGTCGGCGCGCCGACCGGCGGGATGGACCAGCTCGCCAGCATGCTCGGTGCCGACGGCCACGCGCTGCTCCTCGACTTCGCCGACCCGGCGGCGCCCGCGACCACACCGGTCCCGCTCCCGGTGACCGAGGACGGACTGGCTCTGCTGGTCACCGACACCCGGGTGCGGCACGCGCTGGCCGCCGGCGACGGCGGCTATGCCCAGCGCCGGCGCGAGTGCGACGCAGGCGACCCGCGCCGCCTCCGGCATGTGCAGACCGAGAACGACCGGGTCCGCGCCGCGATCGCGGCCATCACGGCGCGCGATTGGCCGGGGCTGGGCGCGCTGATGACCGCCTCCCACGCCTCGCTGCGCGACGACTACGAGGTGTCGGTACCGCAGCTCGACGTCGCGGCCGGGACCGCGATCGGCGCCGGCGCCCTCGGCTCCCGGATGACCGGCGGCGGGTTCGGCGGCTGCACGATCACCCTCCTCCGCGCCGAGCGGGTCGCCGCCGTACGGGCGGCCGTCGACGCCGCCTATCGCGACCGCGGGTGGACCGCGCCGGTCCACCACCTCGTCGAGCCGGGACCCGGCGCGCAGGTGCTCAGCGCTGCGGGATGA
- a CDS encoding LysR family transcriptional regulator substrate-binding protein produces the protein MQELRVAFVPGVTPDKWARVWRERNPRIRLRLLPVEEERQRAVLDDGTADMALARLPVDLESPAPLHCVRLYDEVPVVVASRDHFVAAADPDSPIPLADLADEQLVLPHPSGWTPATEQLPFPGMTVKDAIEVAAAGTGIVIVPMSLARLHRRKDVVHRPVEMEPTTVALVWLREADGPVHQDFVGVVRGRRASSSR, from the coding sequence ATGCAGGAGCTGCGTGTCGCCTTCGTTCCCGGAGTGACCCCCGACAAGTGGGCCCGGGTCTGGCGCGAGCGCAACCCCCGGATCCGGCTCCGCCTCCTCCCCGTCGAGGAGGAGCGGCAGCGCGCCGTCCTCGACGACGGCACCGCCGACATGGCGCTGGCCCGGCTGCCGGTCGACCTCGAGTCGCCGGCGCCGCTGCACTGCGTCCGCCTGTACGACGAGGTGCCGGTCGTCGTGGCGAGCCGGGACCACTTCGTGGCGGCCGCCGACCCGGACAGCCCGATCCCGCTCGCGGACCTCGCCGACGAGCAGCTGGTGCTGCCGCATCCGTCCGGGTGGACGCCGGCGACCGAGCAGCTCCCCTTCCCCGGGATGACGGTCAAGGACGCGATCGAGGTCGCCGCCGCCGGGACCGGGATCGTGATCGTCCCGATGTCGCTGGCCCGGCTGCACCGCCGCAAGGACGTCGTGCACCGTCCGGTCGAGATGGAGCCGACGACCGTCGCGCTGGTCTGGCTGCGCGAGGCCGACGGCCCGGTCCACCAGGACTTCGTGGGCGTGGTCCGCGGCCGCCGGGCGAGCAGCAGCCGCTGA
- a CDS encoding acyl-CoA dehydrogenase family protein, with product MAINLEVPKKHRALVDQAHQVAMNMLRPISRKYDIAEHEYPKELDMLAAMIDGLSESGASEGAGATGVRRDNGDDDRAKDAVKNGANLASVTSVAEMCWGDTGLLLSMPRQGLGNSAIASVANDEQLERFKGRWASMAITEPSFGSDSAAISTTAVLDGDEYVINGEKIFVTSGERSDCIVVWATLDKSLGRAAIKSFVVEKDTPGVKVERLEEKLGIRASDTAVITFTDARVPKENLLGSPEINVEQGFAGAMATFDNTRPLVAAMAVGCARASLDLTRDLLKEAGIEVDYDRPAILQHAAAARFLQLEADWEAGRLLTLQAAWMADNRKPNSLEASMAKAKAGRVGSDVTLSCVELCASVGYSEEELLEKWARDSKILDIFEGTQQIQQLIVARRILGLSSAELK from the coding sequence ATGGCGATCAACCTGGAAGTTCCGAAGAAGCACCGGGCGCTGGTCGACCAGGCCCACCAGGTCGCGATGAACATGCTGCGGCCGATCTCCCGCAAGTACGACATCGCCGAGCACGAGTACCCCAAGGAGCTCGACATGCTCGCGGCGATGATCGACGGGCTCTCCGAGTCCGGCGCGAGCGAGGGTGCCGGCGCGACCGGCGTACGACGTGACAACGGCGACGACGACCGCGCCAAGGACGCCGTCAAGAACGGCGCCAACCTCGCGTCCGTGACGTCCGTGGCCGAGATGTGCTGGGGCGACACCGGGCTGCTGCTCTCGATGCCGCGCCAGGGCCTCGGCAACTCCGCGATCGCCTCGGTCGCCAACGACGAGCAGTTGGAGCGGTTCAAGGGCCGGTGGGCCTCGATGGCGATCACCGAGCCGTCCTTCGGCTCGGACTCCGCCGCCATCTCCACCACCGCGGTGCTCGACGGCGACGAGTACGTCATCAACGGCGAGAAGATCTTCGTCACCTCCGGCGAGCGCTCCGACTGCATCGTGGTGTGGGCGACCCTCGACAAGTCCCTCGGCCGGGCGGCGATCAAGTCGTTCGTGGTCGAGAAGGACACGCCGGGTGTGAAGGTCGAGCGGCTGGAGGAGAAGCTCGGCATCCGCGCCTCCGACACCGCCGTCATCACCTTCACCGACGCCCGGGTGCCCAAGGAGAACCTCCTCGGCAGCCCGGAGATCAACGTCGAGCAGGGCTTCGCCGGCGCGATGGCGACCTTCGACAACACCCGGCCGCTGGTGGCCGCGATGGCGGTCGGCTGTGCTCGCGCGTCGCTCGACCTGACCCGCGACCTGCTCAAGGAGGCGGGGATCGAGGTCGACTACGACCGGCCGGCGATCCTCCAGCACGCCGCCGCGGCGAGGTTCCTGCAGCTCGAGGCGGACTGGGAGGCCGGGCGCCTGCTCACCCTCCAGGCCGCGTGGATGGCCGACAACCGCAAGCCGAACTCGCTCGAGGCCTCGATGGCCAAGGCGAAGGCCGGTCGCGTGGGCTCCGACGTGACGCTGTCCTGCGTCGAGCTGTGCGCCTCGGTGGGCTACAGCGAGGAGGAGCTGCTCGAGAAGTGGGCGCGCGATTCCAAGATCCTCGACATCTTCGAGGGCACCCAGCAGATTCAGCAACTGATCGTCGCCCGCCGGATCCTGGGGCTGTCGAGCGCGGAGCTCAAGTGA
- a CDS encoding TrmH family RNA methyltransferase, producing the protein MAELVEITDPADPRLGDYRDLRDVELRKHLEAEHGLFLAEGEKVVRRAVEAGFAPRSFLMAPRWLDGLADVLDRSPAPCYVLSEELAEQVTGFHVHRGALASLERRPLPSLDEVLDGARSVLVLEDIVDHTNVGAILRSGAALGFDAVLLAPRCADPLYRRAIKVAMGAVFALPWTRLPDWHDALPALSGRGFTTVALTLAPDAVPIEEAVADVDRVALVLGSEGHGLSARWEQAADRRAIIPMARTIEHGVDSLNVAAATAVACYVAARR; encoded by the coding sequence ATGGCCGAGCTCGTCGAGATCACCGACCCCGCCGATCCCCGGCTGGGCGACTACCGCGACCTGCGCGACGTCGAGCTCCGCAAGCACCTCGAGGCCGAGCACGGGCTCTTCCTCGCCGAGGGCGAGAAGGTCGTACGCCGCGCCGTCGAGGCCGGCTTCGCTCCGCGCTCGTTCCTGATGGCCCCGCGTTGGCTCGACGGCCTGGCCGACGTCCTCGACCGCTCGCCTGCGCCCTGCTACGTCCTCTCCGAGGAGCTGGCCGAGCAGGTCACCGGCTTCCACGTCCACCGCGGTGCCCTCGCCTCGCTGGAGCGCCGCCCGCTGCCCTCGCTCGACGAGGTCCTGGACGGCGCCCGGTCGGTGCTCGTGCTCGAGGACATCGTCGACCACACCAACGTCGGCGCCATCCTGCGCTCCGGGGCCGCTCTCGGCTTCGACGCCGTCCTCCTCGCCCCGCGCTGCGCCGACCCGCTCTACCGCCGGGCGATCAAGGTCGCCATGGGCGCGGTCTTCGCGCTGCCCTGGACCCGCCTCCCGGACTGGCACGACGCCCTGCCCGCACTCAGCGGGCGCGGGTTCACCACCGTGGCGCTGACGCTCGCGCCGGACGCCGTACCGATCGAGGAGGCGGTGGCGGACGTCGACAGGGTGGCCCTGGTCCTGGGCTCCGAGGGCCACGGCCTCTCCGCGCGCTGGGAGCAGGCCGCCGACCGCCGGGCGATCATCCCGATGGCCCGCACCATCGAGCACGGCGTCGACTCGCTCAACGTGGCCGCGGCGACCGCCGTCGCCTGCTACGTCGCCGCCCGCCGCTGA
- a CDS encoding carboxymuconolactone decarboxylase family protein — protein sequence MGILKRIWVHLRVLGKAKRHRGDLLGWLVRRPQLLVAQGAYESSMLLMGRLPAQLKTLAVAKAAMVVHCEFCLDIGAEMARTEGIPEDKLLALLEPDGNQALSADEQLVVAFAAAISGSPAVVPDELRSRLEARFTRAQLAELAAEVAWENQRARLNQALGVRPAGFSDGSFCLIPQR from the coding sequence ATGGGCATCCTGAAGCGGATCTGGGTCCATCTCCGCGTCCTGGGCAAGGCGAAGCGCCACCGTGGCGACCTGCTCGGCTGGCTGGTCCGCCGCCCGCAGCTGCTGGTCGCCCAGGGCGCCTACGAGTCGTCGATGCTGCTCATGGGGCGGCTGCCGGCGCAGCTGAAGACCCTCGCGGTCGCGAAGGCGGCGATGGTCGTCCACTGCGAGTTCTGCCTCGACATCGGCGCCGAGATGGCCCGCACCGAGGGCATCCCGGAGGACAAGCTGCTCGCCCTGCTGGAGCCGGACGGCAACCAGGCGCTGAGCGCGGACGAGCAGCTCGTGGTGGCCTTCGCGGCGGCGATCAGCGGCTCGCCCGCGGTCGTGCCGGACGAGCTGCGGTCCCGCCTGGAGGCGCGGTTCACCCGTGCGCAGCTCGCGGAGCTGGCGGCCGAGGTGGCGTGGGAGAACCAGCGAGCCCGGCTCAACCAGGCGCTCGGCGTGCGACCGGCCGGGTTCTCCGACGGGTCCTTCTGCCTCATCCCGCAGCGCTGA
- a CDS encoding dihydrodipicolinate reductase: protein MADENTFYPTVPVVVWGTGNMGRASIRAVAAHPGLSLAAVVVNDPAKAGRDAGDLAGLGRSLGVSATDDVEAALATLAALEGGGAVAYAASGELRPDEAVADIARALAQGAVVVTPSVYALYDHRSAPAEMRDPLEKACAEGGSALFVSGIDPGWGNDLLPALVSGLASEIEQVRCQEIFDYSTYDAEDSVRYIVGMGQPMDYEPPMVAAGIPSMVWGGQVRLIARALGVELDELRETVERRALDSTVTTALGAFEAGTQGALRFEVQGIVAGEPRIVIEHVTRISASCAYDWPMPPDGGDGAHRVIVEGRPRIEINVEATDEGGNRAAGGNATAANRLVNAIPWLRTATPGLYDGLDVPLVPSTYLRTVAEEA from the coding sequence ATGGCGGATGAGAACACGTTCTACCCAACCGTCCCGGTCGTGGTCTGGGGCACCGGCAACATGGGCCGCGCGTCCATCCGGGCGGTCGCGGCGCACCCGGGGCTGAGCCTGGCGGCGGTCGTGGTCAACGACCCGGCGAAGGCCGGCCGCGACGCCGGCGACCTGGCGGGCCTGGGCCGCTCCCTCGGGGTGAGCGCCACCGACGACGTCGAGGCGGCGCTGGCGACGCTGGCGGCGCTCGAGGGCGGGGGAGCGGTGGCGTACGCCGCGTCCGGCGAGCTGCGGCCCGACGAGGCCGTGGCGGACATCGCCCGGGCGCTCGCGCAGGGCGCCGTCGTCGTGACGCCGTCCGTGTACGCGCTCTACGACCACCGCAGCGCGCCGGCCGAGATGCGCGACCCGCTCGAGAAGGCGTGCGCCGAGGGCGGCAGCGCGCTGTTCGTCAGCGGCATCGACCCGGGCTGGGGCAACGACCTGCTGCCCGCCCTGGTCAGCGGCCTGGCCTCGGAGATCGAGCAGGTCCGCTGCCAGGAGATCTTCGACTACTCGACGTACGACGCCGAGGACTCGGTCCGCTACATCGTCGGCATGGGCCAGCCGATGGACTACGAGCCGCCGATGGTCGCGGCCGGCATCCCCTCGATGGTCTGGGGCGGCCAGGTCCGGCTGATCGCCCGGGCCCTCGGCGTCGAGCTCGACGAGCTGCGCGAGACCGTCGAGCGGCGCGCCCTCGACAGCACCGTCACCACCGCGCTCGGGGCGTTCGAGGCGGGCACCCAGGGCGCGCTGCGCTTCGAGGTGCAGGGCATCGTCGCCGGCGAGCCGAGGATCGTGATCGAGCACGTCACCCGGATCAGCGCGTCCTGCGCCTACGACTGGCCGATGCCGCCCGACGGCGGCGACGGCGCCCACCGCGTCATCGTCGAGGGCCGGCCCCGGATCGAGATCAACGTCGAGGCCACCGACGAGGGCGGCAACCGCGCCGCGGGCGGCAACGCCACCGCCGCCAACCGGCTCGTCAACGCCATCCCGTGGCTGCGTACCGCCACCCCGGGCCTGTACGACGGCCTCGACGTGCCGCTCGTCCCGTCCACCTACCTGCGCACCGTCGCCGAGGAGGCGTGA
- a CDS encoding acyl-CoA dehydrogenase family protein produces MSLISNLKPGGKHGVPSSESRDPIGYLVAGLNRLAQTDLLDKVRLRKPAEQAVFSVTRSGFKTITNASRTFAKAGKKGQPGTRPTPAAASGVFDLTPGEDEQMLVDVVTEYAEELVRPAAAEADKACAAPDELLKASLEIGLPILGLPEALGGVSEERSAMAGTLVAEALAKGDMGLAVATLAPGSVATAIGLWGTDAQQQTYLPAFSAEDGTVPAAALALNEPTVLFDVLSPSTTAGRTADGYVLNGAKSLVARGDSAELFVVGAELDGAPVLFLVESSTEGLSVEGDPAMGVRAASMTKLVLEDVKVSADAVLGETDGSTYTECVRLSRLAWCALAVGTGQAVLDYVTPYVKEREAFGEPIANRQSVAFMVANIAIELQGMRLLTYRAASRAAAGKDFSREVALARKACTDKGMQIGLDGVQLLGGHGFVKEHPVERWYRDLRAIGIMEGTVLV; encoded by the coding sequence ATGTCCCTGATCAGCAACCTCAAGCCGGGCGGCAAGCACGGGGTTCCGAGCAGCGAGAGCCGCGACCCGATCGGCTACCTCGTCGCCGGCCTCAACCGGCTCGCCCAGACCGACCTCCTCGACAAGGTTCGCCTCCGCAAGCCGGCCGAGCAGGCGGTGTTCTCCGTGACCCGGAGCGGGTTCAAGACCATCACCAACGCCAGCCGCACCTTCGCCAAGGCCGGCAAGAAGGGCCAGCCGGGCACCCGGCCGACCCCCGCCGCCGCGAGCGGCGTCTTCGACCTCACCCCGGGCGAGGACGAGCAGATGCTCGTCGACGTCGTCACGGAGTACGCCGAGGAGCTCGTCCGGCCCGCCGCGGCCGAGGCCGACAAGGCCTGCGCCGCGCCCGACGAGCTGCTCAAGGCGAGCCTCGAGATCGGCCTGCCGATCCTCGGCCTGCCCGAGGCGCTCGGCGGCGTCTCCGAGGAGCGCTCGGCCATGGCCGGCACGCTGGTCGCCGAGGCGCTCGCCAAGGGCGACATGGGTCTCGCCGTCGCGACGCTCGCGCCGGGCTCGGTCGCTACCGCGATCGGACTGTGGGGCACCGACGCGCAGCAGCAGACCTACCTCCCGGCGTTCAGCGCCGAGGACGGCACGGTGCCCGCCGCCGCGCTCGCGCTCAACGAGCCCACCGTGCTCTTCGACGTGCTCAGCCCGTCGACCACCGCCGGGAGGACCGCTGACGGGTACGTGCTCAACGGCGCGAAGAGCCTGGTCGCCCGGGGCGACAGCGCCGAGCTGTTCGTCGTCGGCGCCGAGCTCGACGGGGCGCCGGTCCTGTTCCTCGTGGAGTCCTCGACCGAGGGCCTCTCCGTCGAGGGCGACCCGGCCATGGGCGTGCGCGCCGCCTCGATGACCAAGCTCGTCCTGGAGGACGTGAAGGTCTCGGCCGACGCGGTGCTCGGCGAGACCGACGGTTCGACGTACACCGAGTGCGTCCGCCTCTCCCGCCTCGCCTGGTGCGCGCTCGCGGTCGGCACCGGCCAGGCCGTGCTCGACTACGTCACGCCGTACGTCAAGGAGCGCGAGGCCTTCGGCGAGCCGATCGCCAACCGCCAGTCGGTGGCCTTCATGGTCGCCAACATCGCGATCGAGCTGCAGGGCATGCGCCTGCTGACCTACCGTGCCGCCTCGCGCGCCGCGGCCGGCAAGGACTTCTCCCGCGAGGTCGCGCTCGCCCGCAAGGCGTGCACCGACAAGGGCATGCAGATCGGCCTCGACGGCGTCCAGCTGCTCGGCGGCCACGGGTTCGTCAAGGAGCACCCGGTCGAGCGGTGGTACCGCGACCTGCGTGCCATCGGGATCATGGAAGGGACGGTGCTCGTCTGA
- a CDS encoding alpha/beta hydrolase: MPVDPSLAGLLEAIEAGTPLCELSPADARAMFRAMTVDGRPPGTLPPVASVEDDKVAGGDGPLAARVYRPDGTGPFPTVVLLHGGGWVIGDLDTHDAMARAICAGAGAVVVAVEYRLAPEARFPAAADDAIAAVRDVQSRLAAYGGSDVLAVAGDSAGGNLSAVVAQQVPGLAAQLLVYPATDVLGDFPSRTENAHGYFLDEPTMAWFLGSYATADTDLADPRISPLRGELAGLPPAVVVTAEFDPLRDEGIAYADALAAAGVPVRQTTYPGLIHGFFDMGPWSTACQDAVDDTVAQFADLLRG; the protein is encoded by the coding sequence ATGCCCGTCGACCCCTCCCTGGCCGGCCTCCTCGAGGCGATCGAGGCCGGTACGCCGCTGTGCGAGCTCTCCCCCGCCGACGCCCGCGCGATGTTCCGGGCGATGACCGTGGACGGCCGGCCGCCGGGCACCCTGCCGCCGGTCGCGTCGGTCGAGGACGACAAGGTGGCCGGCGGTGACGGTCCGCTCGCCGCGCGCGTGTACCGGCCCGACGGCACCGGCCCGTTCCCGACCGTCGTCCTCCTCCACGGCGGCGGCTGGGTGATCGGCGACCTCGACACCCACGACGCCATGGCCCGCGCCATCTGCGCGGGCGCGGGCGCCGTCGTGGTGGCGGTCGAGTACCGGCTCGCGCCGGAGGCGAGGTTCCCTGCCGCCGCGGACGACGCGATCGCGGCGGTGCGCGACGTGCAGTCGCGGCTGGCGGCGTACGGCGGCAGCGACGTGCTCGCCGTCGCCGGCGACTCCGCGGGCGGCAACCTCTCCGCCGTGGTCGCCCAGCAGGTGCCCGGCCTGGCCGCCCAGCTGCTGGTCTACCCGGCCACCGACGTCCTCGGCGACTTCCCCTCGCGCACCGAGAACGCGCACGGCTACTTCCTCGACGAGCCCACGATGGCCTGGTTCCTCGGCAGCTACGCCACCGCCGACACCGACCTCGCCGACCCGCGGATCTCGCCGCTGCGGGGCGAGCTGGCCGGCCTGCCGCCGGCGGTCGTGGTCACGGCCGAGTTCGACCCGCTGCGCGACGAGGGCATCGCCTACGCCGACGCGCTGGCCGCCGCGGGCGTGCCGGTGCGGCAGACGACGTACCCGGGCCTGATCCACGGGTTCTTCGACATGGGCCCGTGGTCGACGGCGTGCCAGGACGCGGTCGACGACACGGTCGCACAGTTCGCGGATCTCCTGCGCGGGTGA
- a CDS encoding Fe-S cluster assembly protein HesB yields MLTLTENACTIVKQMTDAPDVPDSAGLRITQAEAGFAVSAAEQAEPGDQVVEQDGATVYLDQDSAQKLDAMVLDAGVDDTGTLQFGLVAQA; encoded by the coding sequence ATGCTCACCCTCACCGAGAACGCCTGCACGATCGTCAAGCAGATGACCGACGCGCCCGACGTACCCGACTCTGCGGGACTGCGCATCACCCAGGCCGAGGCCGGCTTCGCCGTGTCCGCGGCCGAACAGGCCGAACCCGGCGACCAGGTCGTCGAGCAGGACGGCGCCACGGTCTACCTCGACCAGGACTCCGCCCAGAAGCTCGACGCGATGGTCCTCGACGCGGGCGTCGACGACACCGGCACGCTCCAGTTCGGCCTGGTCGCCCAGGCCTAG